Proteins encoded together in one Deltaproteobacteria bacterium window:
- a CDS encoding SDR family NAD(P)-dependent oxidoreductase, whose product MDIKNCTAVITGGASGLGEATARSIVAGGGKVALLDLDGGRGPQLAQELGEGALFVPADVGQEEGMDRVVEKIKEAFGTFQVVINCAGVGGSVKIVGKEGVMPLELFSRTVQINLIGTFNVIRATASTLVANTPNEEGERGVVINTASIAAFDGQVGQAAYSSSKGGVVSLSLTLAREFANNGIRIMSILPGIMDTPMMARLDEIKKGRLAQQIPFPSRLGKPAEFAALACHIIQNPYLNGESIRLDGGLRMGFGRK is encoded by the coding sequence ATGGATATAAAAAACTGTACGGCCGTCATCACCGGCGGGGCTTCGGGTCTGGGAGAAGCCACAGCCCGGTCTATAGTCGCCGGCGGAGGTAAAGTGGCTTTGTTGGATTTAGACGGGGGAAGAGGCCCTCAATTGGCCCAGGAGTTGGGTGAAGGCGCCTTGTTCGTCCCGGCCGATGTCGGTCAGGAAGAAGGCATGGACCGGGTGGTCGAAAAAATCAAAGAGGCCTTCGGCACCTTCCAGGTGGTGATCAACTGCGCCGGCGTAGGCGGTTCGGTGAAGATAGTGGGTAAGGAAGGGGTTATGCCTCTGGAACTTTTCAGCCGAACGGTCCAGATCAACCTGATCGGCACCTTTAATGTCATCCGGGCCACCGCTTCCACTCTGGTGGCCAATACCCCCAACGAAGAAGGAGAAAGAGGGGTGGTTATCAATACGGCCTCTATCGCCGCCTTTGACGGTCAGGTCGGCCAGGCCGCCTATTCCTCCTCCAAAGGAGGGGTGGTTTCCCTGTCCTTGACCTTGGCCCGGGAGTTTGCCAATAATGGCATCCGCATCATGTCTATTTTACCCGGGATTATGGACACCCCCATGATGGCCAGACTCGATGAGATAAAAAAAGGGCGTCTGGCCCAACAAATACCCTTTCCGTCCCGGCTGGGCAAACCGGCCGAGTTTGCCGCCCTGGCCTGTCATATCATCCAAAACCCGTACCTGAACGGCGAATCCATCCGCCTGGACGGCGGCCTGCGCATGGGGTTCGGCCGGAAATAA
- a CDS encoding 3-hydroxyacyl-CoA dehydrogenase family protein translates to MAFKKVLVVGSGTMGNGIAQVCAQKGLEVTISDISQEVLDKAVKNIRWSVNKFVEKGKLQENLETIMGRIRTSTGVEAAAEVDLVIEAVFEKVEVKHEVFKKIDALATGKTILASNTSAIPISDIAAAVSRPENFIGLHFFNPVPMMNAVEVIKGIATGDEAFQAGAEFVRFIGKEPIMVQRDIAGFILNRINMLSNMEAMRLVGQGVATPEDIDKGMCLAFGRKMGPFETSDMVGLDVQLMAYTNVYEDEKDARFYPPSILKRKVRAGYLGRKTGKGWYEYNSDGSRKK, encoded by the coding sequence ATGGCATTCAAAAAGGTATTGGTGGTCGGTTCGGGAACCATGGGGAACGGCATTGCCCAAGTCTGTGCCCAAAAGGGACTTGAGGTGACCATCTCGGATATCTCTCAGGAGGTTCTGGATAAAGCAGTCAAAAACATCCGCTGGTCGGTCAACAAGTTTGTTGAAAAAGGAAAACTCCAAGAAAATTTAGAAACGATTATGGGACGTATCCGGACCTCCACCGGCGTTGAAGCGGCTGCGGAGGTCGATCTGGTCATCGAAGCGGTCTTCGAAAAGGTGGAAGTCAAGCATGAGGTTTTTAAAAAAATCGATGCCCTGGCCACCGGAAAAACCATCCTGGCCTCCAATACTTCGGCCATTCCCATCAGTGACATCGCTGCGGCCGTGAGCCGGCCGGAAAACTTTATCGGCCTCCATTTTTTCAATCCTGTCCCGATGATGAACGCCGTTGAAGTGATCAAAGGGATTGCCACCGGAGATGAAGCCTTTCAGGCCGGGGCGGAGTTTGTCCGCTTTATCGGCAAGGAGCCGATCATGGTCCAGAGGGATATCGCCGGTTTCATCTTAAACCGCATCAACATGCTTTCCAATATGGAGGCCATGCGCCTGGTCGGACAGGGGGTGGCCACCCCGGAAGATATCGACAAGGGCATGTGCCTGGCCTTCGGCCGCAAGATGGGTCCCTTTGAAACCTCCGACATGGTCGGTCTGGATGTCCAGCTTATGGCCTATACCAACGTCTACGAAGATGAAAAGGATGCCCGGTTTTACCCTCCTTCCATTTTGAAGCGAAAGGTCCGGGCCGGTTATCTGGGCCGCAAGACCGGCAAGGGCTGGTATGAATACAATTCCGATGGTAGCCGGAAGAAATAA
- a CDS encoding nitronate monooxygenase: MFKTRFTELLGVQYPIQCGTMMFISNADFVAACANAGIFTCLASGMFPSEEELVSEIRKLKDLTDKPFGINISLFPGLLPMPVEESLEIAAREGIRILETAGNNPAPYRQQIKEKNFIHLHKCARIRDAVKAEAVGVDLVALVGTECGGHPSMEDVTSLVMIPEAADRLRIPLVAGGGFCDGKTLVAALALGAEGALMGTRFLNTAEAGIHPHHKEQFIQAQETDTVVIQKSIGSATRVLKNPWAEHILDLEKKQTPLEELLPVITGRRTAAAWRDGGEDAVFACGQVVGRTRETIPVKDLVDRIMTQAEEVSQKIWQIRNQ, encoded by the coding sequence ATGTTCAAGACCCGTTTTACCGAACTGCTGGGCGTCCAGTACCCGATTCAATGCGGGACTATGATGTTTATCAGTAATGCCGATTTTGTAGCCGCCTGTGCCAATGCCGGTATTTTTACCTGCCTGGCTTCGGGCATGTTCCCGAGCGAAGAAGAACTGGTGTCTGAAATCAGAAAATTAAAGGACCTGACGGATAAACCCTTCGGGATCAATATCTCCCTCTTCCCCGGGCTTCTTCCCATGCCCGTAGAGGAGTCTCTGGAAATAGCCGCCCGGGAGGGGATCCGGATTTTGGAAACCGCCGGTAACAACCCGGCCCCTTATCGCCAGCAGATCAAAGAAAAAAACTTTATACACCTTCACAAATGTGCCCGGATAAGGGATGCGGTCAAAGCCGAGGCCGTGGGGGTGGACCTGGTGGCTTTGGTCGGAACGGAATGCGGGGGACATCCCAGCATGGAAGATGTGACCAGTCTGGTTATGATCCCCGAGGCCGCTGACCGCCTGCGGATTCCCCTGGTAGCCGGTGGAGGCTTTTGTGACGGCAAGACTCTGGTGGCCGCCCTGGCTTTGGGCGCTGAAGGTGCTTTGATGGGCACCCGTTTTCTCAATACCGCAGAGGCCGGCATTCATCCCCATCATAAGGAACAATTTATCCAGGCCCAGGAAACCGATACGGTGGTCATTCAGAAGTCCATCGGCAGCGCCACCCGGGTCTTAAAAAACCCCTGGGCCGAACATATCCTGGATCTGGAAAAGAAACAGACCCCTCTGGAAGAACTGCTCCCCGTGATCACCGGACGACGGACCGCCGCGGCTTGGAGAGATGGTGGGGAAGATGCGGTCTTCGCCTGCGGTCAGGTTGTGGGAAGAACCAGGGAAACCATCCCCGTTAAAGATCTGGTGGACCGGATAATGACCCAGGCGGAAGAAGTCAGTCAAAAAATCTGGCAGATTCGAAACCAATAA